One window of the Colletotrichum destructivum chromosome 4, complete sequence genome contains the following:
- a CDS encoding Putative elongator complex protein, producing MRNLRNIRFSAWEQQQDVTVTACCWDPAKDELLCTTGPTEAKATIELVRLSDHHQEQQIKSHTVTSWDTPSPSPDLPADKVVGLHHFADTLTTCIILEGGDIVTVQEDDASRDGDVQIEIVGSIDAGISAARWSPDEELLVVVTKEGNAVFMGRTFDPIADVVMTPDDLRLSKHVSVGWGKKETQFQGKGAKALRDPTIPEKVDEGLPSVNEDGAATVSWRGDGAYVALNSVAGGARRVVRVYSREGVLDSVSEPVDHLEAGLSWRPSGNLIAGIQRLEDRTDVVFFERNGLRHGQFTLRSADGPLSAHKKIGLEWNSDSTVLAVVLSDRIQLWTTGNYHWYLKQEVPLTSAFAGLAWHPEKPLRFVAATTSVVNVSEYIFAVSRGSLSPPNDHGAVAVVDGQTVKLTPLRTANVPPPMALFELDFAASIVDVAFDPSNSLMAVLHRKGLDVYEWQTKGDRSTKPKELVKIAFDPDAKTRVPLQAAFSGPAECQVLASEEGLKLETYTVEASSLIASGVTQLRATETFSSIFSHEGDSGVEACAQDRSGKLYRLAGKQAPELLGTQLSTQLPWCEVRSINGRSVGIGLTRNGHLYANSRQLAKNCTSFVVTPAHIIFTTNNHFLKFVHLVDPEEMEVPGDDPEIDERCRSIERGARLITAMPTNMNLVLQMPRGNLETIFPRAMVVAGIRQLVDENNYGRAFAFCRTQRVDMNILYDHQPSQFLSNVGLFLDQLKDISYIDLFLSSLRDEDVTQTMYKDTKRISRSLETSAEAPAAAPADLSAKSKVNKICDAILKSLQSKKSTNLQNIITAHVCKVPPALDDGLTLVAELMQEDEKVAEKAVEHICFLVDVNRLYDNALGLYNLDLALLVAQQSQRDPREYLPFIQDLHNLPDLRRKFEIDNHLDRRAKALSHLKDLDAFEELSTYTAKHALYQEALALYRYDQARHQALTGLYAAYLESKSKYRDAGLAYETLQNFNKATSCYRQAGVMCWRECLFAAQQQTPPPSEETITELASSLADALWEGKEYAAAATIHVDYLASLETAVKCLCKGYHFAEALRLIARERRADLLPTTFDGGLVEALSSSTEFLADCKSQLLAQVPRVAELRRKAAEDPLAFYEGERPGGGAGGDIPDDVSVAASSRISTSASLFTRYTGKDGSVGTVGTGVSRATSKNRKREEKKRARGRKGTVYEEEYLVNSVRRLVERVEGGAKDEVGRLVFALVRRGMTERARAVEALMAEVVEGCKAAVREVFAGGKEEHEGEAMVGPDGETYMASGGDAVFQEHLEARAKKLEPPALSAFQKLTLLGS from the exons ATGCGGAATTTGCGCAACATCCGGTTCAGCGCCTGGGAGCAGCAACAGGACGTCACAGTCACGGCGTGCTGCTGGGACCCCGCCAAAGACGAGCTTCTCTGCACGACTGGGCCGACAGAGGCAAAAGCCACCATTGAGCTGGTGAGGCTGTCGGACCACCACCAAGAGCAGCAAAT TAAATCACACACCGTCACGAGTTGGGATacgccgagcccgagcccggACCTGCCCGCGGACAAGGTAGTCGGCCTACACCACTTCGCCGACACCCTCACCACCTGCAtcatcctcgagggcggcgacatcGTTACTGTGCAAGAGGACGATGCCAGCCGCGATGGCGACGTCCAGATCGAGATCGTCGGCTCCATTGATGCTGGAatctccgccgcccgctGGTCcccggacgaggagctgctcgtcgtcgtcaccaaggagggcaacgccgtcttcatGGGCCGCACCTTCGACCCCATCGCCGACGTTGTCATGACGCCCGACGACCTAAGGCTGTCGAAACACGTCTCCGTCGGCTGGGGCAAGAAGGAGACTCAGTTCCAGGGCAAGGGCGCCAAGGCCCTGCGCGACCCGACGATTCCCGAAAAGGTGGACGAGGGCCTGCCAAGCGtcaacgaggacggcgccgcgaCCGTCAGCTGGAGGGGTGACGGCGCGTATGTTGCCCTCAACTCTGTCGCCGGTGGCGCAAGGAGGGTTGTGAGGGTATACTCGCGCGAGGGCGTTCTCGACAGCGTCAGCGAGCCCGTAGATCATCTTGAGGCGGGTCTGAGCTGGAGACCCTCCGGAAACCTCATTGCGGGCATCCAGCGGCTCGAGGACCGGACGGATGTCGTCTTCTTTGAGAGGAACGGTTTGAGGCATGGGCAGTTCACGCTGCGCAGCGCCGATGGGCCCCTGAGTGCCCACAAGAAGATTGGGTTGGAGTGGAATTCCGACTCGACCGTTCTGGCCGTGGTTCTGAGTGACAGGATACAGCTGTGGACGACGGGCAACTATCACTGGTATCTGAAGCAGGAGGTGCCGCTGACGTCTGCGTTTGCTGGGTTGGCGTGGCACCCCGAGAAGCCGCTGCGTTTCGTCGCCGCTACGACGT CTGTCGTCAACGTCTCGGAGTACATCTTCGCCGTGTCCCGTGGCTCCCTGAGCCCACCCAATGACCACGGAGCCGTTGCGGTTGTCGACGGCCAGACCGTCAAGTTAACCCCCTTAAGGACCGCGAACGTGCCGCCACCCATGGCCCTATTTGAGCTCGACTTTGCGGCCAGCATTGTCGACGTCGCATTTGACCCCAGCAACTCGCTCATGGCGGTCTTGCATCGAAAGGGTCTGGATGTGTACGAGTGGCAGACTAAGGGCGATCGGTCGACGAAACCGAAAGAGTTGGTCAAGATCGCGTTCGATCCAGATGCCAAGACCAGGGTTCCCCTACAGGCTGCATTCTCTGGCCCGGCCGAGTGCCAGGTCCTTGCCTCCGAGGAGGGACTGAAGCTTGAGACTTACACCGTTGAGGCTTCCTCGCTCATCGCGTCAGGGGTCACTCAGCTCAGGGCCACAGAGACATTCTCGTCGATCTTCAGCCACGAGGGTGACTCAGGGGTTGAGGCCTGCGCACAAGACCGCTCGGGGAAGCTTTACAGGCTGGCTGGGAAGCAAGCCCCTGAGCTTCTTGGAACGCAGCTGTCGACCCAGCTTCCGTGGTGTGAGGTGCGGAGCATCAATGGGCGGAGCGTCGGCATTGGCCTGACCAGAAACGGTCACCTCTATGCCAACTCAAGGCAGTTGGCGAAGAACTGCACCTCGTTTGTCGTTACCCCCGCGCACATCATCTTCACGACCAACAACCATTTCCTCAAGTTTGTGCACCTTGTGGACCCTGAGG AGATGGAGGTCCCCGGAGACGATCCAGAGATCGACGAGCGATGCCGCAGCATCGAACGCGGCGCACGTCTCATCACCGCCATGCCGACCAATATGAACCTGGTTCTTCAGATGCCGAGAGGCAATCTTGAAACCATATTTCCCCGAGCCATGGTTGTTGCGGGTATCAGACAGCTTGTAGATGAGAATAACTATGGCAGGGCGTTTGCCTTCTGCCGTACGCAGAGGGTTGACATGAACATTCTCTACGATCACCAGCCGAGCCAGTTCCTATCCAACGTTGGTCTCTTCCTCGACCAACTCAAGGACATCTCGTACATAGACCTGTTTTTGTCGTCTCTCAG AGATGAGGATGTCACTCAGACCATGTACAAGGACACAAAGCGCATATCCAGATCTCTCGAGACATCGGCAGAAGCCCCAGCCGCAGCACCTGCAGACCTCTCCGCCAAGTCCAAGGTCAACAAGATCTGTGACGCCATCCTCAAGAGCCTGCAGAGCAAGAAGAGCACGAACCTGCAGAACATCATCACAGCACATGTCTGCAAGGTCCCGCCagccctcgacgatggcctgACTCTCGTCGCAGAGCTGATGCAGGAAGACGAGAAGGTGGCAGAGAAGGCTGTCGAGCACAtctgcttcctcgtcgacgtcaaccgCCTCTACGAcaacgccctcggcctgtacaacctcgacctcgccttGCTCGTCGCCCAGCAATCGCAGCGCGATCCGAGGGAGTACCTCCCCTTCATCCAGGATCTCCACAACCTGCCCGACCTGCGCCGTAAGTTCGAAATCGACAACCACCTCGACCGCCGAGCCAAGGCTCTCTCGCACCTAaaggacctcgacgccttCGAGGAACTTTCGACGTACACCGCCAAGCATGCGCTGTACCAGGAAGCCCTCGCCCTCTACCGTTACGACCAGGCGCGTCACCAGGCCCTGACCGGTCTGTACGCGGCCTACCTCGAGTCCAAATCGAAGTACCGCGACGCCGGTCTCGCTTACGAGACCCTCCAAAACTTCAACAAGGCCACGAGCTGCTACCGCCAGGCCGGCGTAATGTGCTGGCGCGAGTGTCTCTTCGCCGCACAGCAGCAAACGCCCCCACCCTCGGAGGAGACTATTACGGAGCTGGCCTCTTCCCTCGCGGACGCCCTCTGGGAGGGCAAGGAATACGCCGCCGCAGCCACGATCCACGTCGACTACCTCGCCTCTCTTGAGACTGCCGTCAAGTGCCTCTGCAAGGGCTACCacttcgccgaggccctccgCCTCATCGCCCGCGAGCGCCGGGCGGACCTCCTTCCGACAACCTTCGACGGTGGTCTCGTTGAGGCActgagcagcagcaccgagTTTCTCGCCGACTGCAAGTCccagctcctcgcccaggTGCCGCGTGTCGCGGAGCTCCGCaggaaggccgccgaggacccgCTCGCCTTCTATGAGGGCGAGCGCCCCGGCGGTGGCGCGGGTGGTGACATCCCCGACGACgtctcggtggcggcgtcgtcacgCATCAGCACCAGCGCCAGTCTGTTCACGCGGTATACAGGCAAAGACGGCAGCGTCGGAACCGTGGGCACGGGCGTGTCGCGCGCGACCTCCAAAAACCGCAAgcgcgaggagaagaagcgcgcccGCGGCCGCAAGGGCACCGTCTACGAGGAGGAGTATCTCGTCAACAGCGTTCGCAGGCTCGTTGAGCGCGTCGAGGGTGGCGCAAAGGACGAGGTCGGACGCCTCGTCTTCGCGCTCGTGAGGCGCGGCATGACggagcgcgcgcgcgccg